In Longimicrobium sp., the following are encoded in one genomic region:
- a CDS encoding DUF1028 domain-containing protein, translating to MHRIAVLALLVAAAPAAAQEPASWGESLSFSTFSIAAVDPATGEVGVAVTTRVPCVGNAVPHVRAGVGAVATQATTRVEYGPQLLSLLERGVAPEEALRQALAGDSLAARRQVGVIGRDGRSAQHTGTGTTAWAGHRAGRNFVTQGNLLVGPAVLDSVAAAFEASASSGRHLADRLIDALAAGQAAGGDARKGRAQSAAVVVADPRPGRSRRPDGTTADINVCEHAEPVAELRRIYNTISETLGFRTLQQQAGSDVWQLKLMLHALGHYRAGEPELARDSTAFVYTQEAVAAVDAFRRAEGLAGPDLGVAPGLVDTETVARLWAALERAGKAEAVRRLIHDLTAVRR from the coding sequence ATGCACCGGATTGCAGTCCTGGCGCTTCTCGTGGCCGCCGCGCCCGCCGCCGCGCAGGAGCCCGCCTCCTGGGGCGAAAGCCTGAGCTTCAGCACCTTCTCCATCGCGGCCGTAGATCCCGCCACGGGCGAGGTGGGCGTCGCCGTCACCACGCGCGTGCCGTGCGTGGGCAACGCCGTGCCCCACGTGCGCGCCGGGGTGGGCGCCGTCGCCACGCAGGCCACCACGCGCGTGGAGTACGGGCCGCAGCTGCTGTCCCTGCTGGAGCGCGGCGTGGCGCCGGAGGAGGCGCTACGCCAGGCACTCGCGGGCGACTCGCTGGCGGCGCGGCGGCAGGTGGGGGTGATCGGTCGGGACGGTCGCTCGGCGCAGCACACGGGCACGGGCACCACCGCGTGGGCCGGGCACCGCGCCGGGCGCAACTTCGTTACGCAGGGCAACCTGCTCGTGGGTCCGGCGGTGCTGGATTCCGTCGCGGCCGCCTTCGAGGCCAGCGCCTCCAGCGGCCGGCACCTGGCCGACCGGCTGATCGACGCGCTCGCGGCCGGGCAGGCGGCGGGCGGCGACGCGCGGAAGGGCCGCGCTCAGTCCGCTGCCGTCGTCGTCGCCGATCCCCGGCCGGGCCGCTCGCGCCGGCCGGACGGCACCACGGCCGACATCAACGTGTGCGAACACGCCGAGCCCGTGGCCGAGCTGCGCCGCATCTACAACACCATCTCCGAAACGCTGGGCTTCCGCACCCTGCAGCAGCAGGCCGGGTCCGACGTGTGGCAGCTGAAGCTGATGCTGCACGCGCTGGGGCACTATCGGGCCGGGGAGCCGGAGCTGGCGCGTGACAGCACGGCCTTCGTCTACACGCAGGAGGCGGTGGCCGCGGTGGATGCCTTCCGGCGCGCGGAGGGGCTGGCGGGCCCCGACCTGGGCGTGGCGCCGGGGCTGGTGGATACGGAGACGGTGGCGCGGCTGTGGGCGGCGCTGGAGCGCGCCGGCAAGGCCGAGGCGGTGCGGCGATTGATCCACGACCTGACCGCCGTGCGCCGCTGA